In Theileria parva strain Muguga chromosome 4 map unlocalized ctg_529, whole genome shotgun sequence, one DNA window encodes the following:
- the KRI1 gene encoding KRI1-like family protein, producing the protein MPRKTKKKSLDKSNDTKHPNSNKLTNGTDDIADDDYDSSDESEDFSAELLTDKVEDNIYKTLMKIRHEDPEIYNYDHKFFSDSDFEDDEDEKTNKQEKPFTYSDFVRETLLKEGSEAFENYLNATSDGISYTEEQNNLKKAFLEASEALDDSDLLTKSDAIDVVPNFIASRPIRIKPSRETELISSYWASQEKLDENEEFLKDYIINQRWREDKLENFKVDHRLKKLDEYDEEHLEKADEFEHKYNYRYEEEDGAKIIGYPRNIEDSARKKDERRRLKRLEKKKRKMEEKVRRDENIKRLKNLRRSKFEMVKEIESTAGVSSIKQDAIDFDAPYDPEQHERDMKKIIGLGYDKQDDDNFDADLNPEMWWMCDECKKGIFSGQTHYDCKECDDFTLCEKCLTVTGHEHKDFDGKEVPIICAPPEEIENYDLDYEDYIGDMPVKYKYRNVEPYPCGDIKTLFEKTDQELNETMPLKYLIGYDLPDPKDIKIKKRRKNKRQQDQTQKKRFHKSKTPHNVNHDKPRALGLNKKKSKSKKV; encoded by the exons ATGCCCAGAAAAACTAAAAAGAAATCATTAGATAAATCTAATGATACGAAACATCCAAattctaataaattaaccaaTGGAACTGATGATATCGCAGACGATG atTATGATTCTAGTGACGAATCTGAAGATTTCTCAGCTGAACTACTTACGGATAAAGTTGAAGATAACATATACAAGACCTTGATGAAAATTAGGCATGAAGATCCTGAAATCTACAATTACGACCACAAATTCTTCAGTGATTCTGACTTTGAAGATGACGAAGATGAGAAGACAAATAAACAA gAGAAACCCTTCACATACTCTGATTTCGTTCGTGAAACACTTTTGAAAGAGGGCTCAGAAGCATTTGAGAATTACCTTAACGCTACTTCCGAcg GAATTTCATACACTGAAGAACAAAATAACCTCAAAAAGGCCTTTCTTGAGGCCTCCGAGGCTCTAGACGATTCCGatttattaactaaaaGCGATGCGATTGATGTTGTTCCCAATTTCATTGCATCTCGACCCATTcgt ATCAAGCCTTCGAGAGAAACTGAACTAATTTCTAGTTATTGGG CTTCACAAGAAAAACTTGACGAGAATGAGGAGTTTTTAAAGGACTACATAATTAACCAGAGGTGGAGAGAAGATAAACTTGAGAATTTTAAAGTCGACCACAGATTAAAAAAACT tgaTGAGTATGATGAAGAACACTTGGAAAAGGCTGACGAGTTTGAACATAAATACAACTAcag ATACGAGGAAGAAGACGGGGCAAAAATCATTGGATATCCTAGAAACATAGAAGATTCAGCTAGGAAAAAGGATGAAAGAAGAAGGCTTAAAAGACTTGAAAAGAAGAAAAGGAAGATGGAAGAGAAGGTTAGAAGAGACGAGAACATAAAAAGACTCAAGAATCTGAGAAGATCAAAGTTTGAAATGGTTAAGGAAATAGAATCAACAGCCGGAGTATCGTCAATTAAACAGGATGCTATTGATTTTGACGCTCCATATGATCCAGAACAGCATGAACGAGATATGAAGAAGATCATAGGTCTTGGGTATGATAAACAAGATGACGACAATTTCGACGCGGATTTGAACCCTGAAATGTGGTGGATGTGTGATGAATGTAAGAAAGGGATATTTTCAGGTCAAACACACTATGATTGCAAAGAATGTGACGACTTTACGTTATGTGAGAAATGCCTAACAGTTACAGGTCACGAGCATAAAGACTTTGACGGGAAGGAAGTCCCAATAATTTGTGCTCCGCCTGAGGAAATAGAGAATTACGACCTCGACTATGAAGACTACATTGGCGACATGCCAGTCAAGTACAAGTATCGCAACGTTGAGCCTTATCCATGCGGCGACATAAAGACACTTTTCGAAAAGACTGATCAGGAGTTGAACGAAACAATGCCACTAAAGTATTTGATCGGGTATGATTTGCCAGATCCGAAGGATATAAAGATCAAAAAACGGCGTAAAAATAAGCGCCAACAGGATCAAACACAAAAGAAGAGATTCCACAAGTCGAAAACTCCACATAATGTTAATCATGATAAGCCTAGAGCCTTAGGACTTAACAAGAAGAAATCCAAAAGTAAaaaggtgtaa